DNA sequence from the bacterium genome:
TTCGCTGCTGATCGTGGTCGGCGTGGCGCTGGATACGCTGCAGCAAGTGGAGTCGCATCTGCTCATGCGTCATTATGACGGATTCCTTAAGAGTGGTAAGATCCGCGGCCGGAAACGGTTCTAACGCGGCGACGGGAGCGGGCGATGCGATTGATTTTTCTAGGCGCTCCGGGCGCCGGCAAAGGGACCCAAGCCGTCTATCTGTGCGAAAAATACGCCATTCCGCAGATCTCCACCGGCGACATGCTGCGCAAAGCTGTGCAGGAAGGCACCGAGCTGGGTCGTCAGGCCAAAACGATCATGGAGAGCGGCGGGCTGGTTTCAGACGAGATTATTATCGGGCTGATGCGGGAGCGGCTGGGGCAACCGGACTGCGGTCGGGGATACATCCTCGACGGCTTTCCGCGCACGCTGGCGCAGGCCGCCGGGCTTGATGCCATGCTGGGAAAAGAAGGGATTCAACTGGTGCTGCTTTTTGATGTGCCGGAGGAGGTCATCCTCGCCAGGCTGACCAGTCGGCGCACCTGCAGCCAGTGCGGCAAGATCTTTAACATGATCTCTCATCCGCCGCCGGCGGACCTGATCTGCCCGGATTGCAGCGGCCGCATCATTCAGCGGGACGACGACACCGAGGCCACGGTGCTGAATCGCTTGAGAGTGTATGAAGAAAAAACCGCCCCGCTCAAGGAGTATTACGAAAAGCAGAGCAAGCTGGCGATTCTGCGCGGAGATGCCCCGCTCGACCAAATTCGTCGCGAGATGGACGACTTGGTGGCGCCGCTGGTGCGATAGGACGATATGATCACCATCAAAAGTGCGGCTGACATTGAAGGATTGAAAGAAAGCTGCCGGATCGTGGTCGAGGCCATCAACCTGGCCGAGTCCCTGATCGCTCCGGGATTAAAGACCGGAGAGTTGGACCGGATTATCGCTGAATTCATTCACTCGCGCGGAGGCCGCCCCGCCTTCAAGGGCTTTTACGGCTATCCGGCGAACATCTGCGCCTCCATCGATGAAGAGGTGGTGCACGGCATCCCGGGCGATCGGGCGCTGCAGGAGGGGCAGATCGTCAGCATCGATGTGGGCGTTGAGAAAAACGGCTGGTACGGCGACGCGGCCAAGACCTTTGCGGTGGGCGTCATCTCCGCTGAAAAACAGCGGTTGATGCAGGTGACGCAGGAAGCGCTTTATCGCGGCATCGCCAAGGCGGTGGAGGGCAATCGGCTCTCGGACATCGGCCACGCGGTGCAGCAGCATGTGGAAAAGGCCGGCTTTTCGGTGGTGCGCGACCTGGTGGGGCACGGCATCGGCCGGTCGATGCACGAGGCGCCGCAGATCCCCAATTACGGCGAACCGCACCGCGGGCCGCGGTTGAAAGAGGGGATGGTGTTCGCCATCGAACCCATGGTTAACGCCGGCGGCTATGAAGTGCGCACATTGGCCGACCAGTGGACGGTGGTGGCGGAGGACGGCTCCTGCTCCGCACACTTTGAGCACGACGTGGTCGTCACGCGCAACGGCGCGATCATTTTAACCGAAGGGATCTAGATTCTGTATGCCAAAAGAAGCTTCCATTAAAATCGACGGAACGATTCTGGAAACGCTGCCCAACGCATCCTTTCGTGTAGAGCTGGAAAATGGACACAAGGTACTGGCGCATATCTCCGGAAAAATGCGCATGCATTTCATCAAGATATTGCCGGGGGACAAGGTGACGGTCGAGTTGTCGCCCTACGATTTGACGCGCGGCCGCATCACCTATCGCTACAAATAAGTCCAAGGGACGAGGAGTTGTCATGAAAGTGAGATCTTCAGTAAAAAAGATCTGCGAACATTGCAAGATTATCCGACGGAAGGGCACTATTCGCGTCATCTGTAAGAAAAATCCCAGACACAAGCAACGTCAGGGTTAAGGACTATTATCTAAAAGGAGACTACGTTGGCTCGTATTGCAGGTGTTGATCTACCGCGTGACAAACGCATCGAAATTGCCCTCACCTATCTTGACGGCATCGGCTTAACTTCTTCGAAAAAGATACTGAGCAAAGCAGGCGTTAATCCGGATACGCATGTTCGAGATATGTCGCCGGACGACATTGCCAAGGTTCGCGATATCATCGCCAATGAGTACAAGGTGGAAGGCGCGCTGCGCAGCGAAATTCAGATGAACATCAAGCGTCTCATCGACATCGGCTGCTATCGCGGCATGCGCCATCGCCGGAACCTGCCCTCCAGGGGACAGCGAACCCACACCAACGCGCGCACGCGGCGCGGCAAACGCGGCGGCGGAGCAATCAGACGAAAGACGAAACCCACAGCAACAGCTTAATTTGATGAGGTGAGCATTGGCTAATCCGAAGAAAAAAACCGGCCGTAAACGTGAAAAGGTGGAAGCGAACGGCGTCGCCCACATCAAGGTGACTTTTAACAACACCAACGTCACTCTGACTGATGTGTACGGAAACGTCATCTCCTGGGCGACCTCCGGACGCAGCGGGTTCAAGGGCTCGCGCAAGAGCACGCCCTACGCCGCCCAGATGTCTGCGGAAGCCGCCGCCAAAGAGGCGATCGATCTGGGACTGAAACGGGTGGAAGTGCTGGTCAAAGGGCCGGGCGCCGGCCGTGAAGCCGCGGTCCGTTCTCTGCAGGCCGCCGGACTGGAGATCACGTCGATCAAGGACGTGTCGCCGATTCCGCACAACGGCTGCCGTTCCCCGAAACGCCGACGCGTATAAGGTTCAAATTTTTTTTAACCCTAAAGAGGATGGAGCGCCTCGGAGCGCTTTTGATCAAGGAGGTTCCACGGTATGGCGAAATTAACTGGAGCGGATTGTAAACTGTGCCGGCGTGAGGGCATGAAACTTTTTCTGAAAGGGTCCAAGTGCTCTTCGGATAAATGCCCTTTTGAGAAAAAAGGCTATGCCCCGGGTCAACACGGAAGAACCAGACGGTTCAAACAATCTGAATATGCCGTCCAGTTGCGCGAAAAACAAAAAGTGAAACGCATG
Encoded proteins:
- a CDS encoding adenylate kinase is translated as MRLIFLGAPGAGKGTQAVYLCEKYAIPQISTGDMLRKAVQEGTELGRQAKTIMESGGLVSDEIIIGLMRERLGQPDCGRGYILDGFPRTLAQAAGLDAMLGKEGIQLVLLFDVPEEVILARLTSRRTCSQCGKIFNMISHPPPADLICPDCSGRIIQRDDDTEATVLNRLRVYEEKTAPLKEYYEKQSKLAILRGDAPLDQIRREMDDLVAPLVR
- the rpsM gene encoding 30S ribosomal protein S13, with the protein product MARIAGVDLPRDKRIEIALTYLDGIGLTSSKKILSKAGVNPDTHVRDMSPDDIAKVRDIIANEYKVEGALRSEIQMNIKRLIDIGCYRGMRHRRNLPSRGQRTHTNARTRRGKRGGGAIRRKTKPTATA
- the infA gene encoding translation initiation factor IF-1, with translation MPKEASIKIDGTILETLPNASFRVELENGHKVLAHISGKMRMHFIKILPGDKVTVELSPYDLTRGRITYRYK
- the map gene encoding type I methionyl aminopeptidase, which translates into the protein MITIKSAADIEGLKESCRIVVEAINLAESLIAPGLKTGELDRIIAEFIHSRGGRPAFKGFYGYPANICASIDEEVVHGIPGDRALQEGQIVSIDVGVEKNGWYGDAAKTFAVGVISAEKQRLMQVTQEALYRGIAKAVEGNRLSDIGHAVQQHVEKAGFSVVRDLVGHGIGRSMHEAPQIPNYGEPHRGPRLKEGMVFAIEPMVNAGGYEVRTLADQWTVVAEDGSCSAHFEHDVVVTRNGAIILTEGI
- the rpmJ gene encoding 50S ribosomal protein L36 codes for the protein MKVRSSVKKICEHCKIIRRKGTIRVICKKNPRHKQRQG
- the rpsK gene encoding 30S ribosomal protein S11, which gives rise to MANPKKKTGRKREKVEANGVAHIKVTFNNTNVTLTDVYGNVISWATSGRSGFKGSRKSTPYAAQMSAEAAAKEAIDLGLKRVEVLVKGPGAGREAAVRSLQAAGLEITSIKDVSPIPHNGCRSPKRRRV